The Arachis hypogaea cultivar Tifrunner chromosome 14, arahy.Tifrunner.gnm2.J5K5, whole genome shotgun sequence genome has a segment encoding these proteins:
- the LOC112743646 gene encoding GDSL esterase/lipase WDL1: MVGPKRPQFVLFGSSIVQHSFYDQGWAAILSHLYARKADIVLRGYTGWNSRRALQVLQDIFPKDATEQPSLIIVYFGGNDSVLAHPSGLGQHVPLQEYIQNMTKIAIYLKSLSKKTRIIFLGSPPVNEAQLLGNSDLLGRPFRTNESCRIYSEACLSLCRDLNIKAIDIWSAIQRRKDWREVCFIDGIHLTAEGSKIVAKEILKVLKEAEWEPSLNWRSMPIEFAEDSTYDPIAPDGKTTINISGSPFHGDSEWD, from the exons ATGGTTGGACCAAAGAGGCCTCAGTTCGTGCTGTTTGGTTCTTCCATCGTTCAGCACAGTTTCTACGACCAAGGCTGGGCTGCCATCCTTTCTCACTTGTATGCTCGCAAG GCGGATATAGTTTTGAGAGGATACACTGGTTGGAATTCAAGGCGTGCTCTCCAGGTTCTCCAAGACATTTTCCCCAAG GATGCCACTGAACAACCATCATTGATAATTGTGTACTTCGGTGGCAATGATTCCGTTCTTGCGCATCCGAGTGGACTCGGACAACATGTACCTCTCCAAGAATACATCCAAAATATGACCAAAATTGCTATCTATCTAAAG AGCCTTTCGAAGAAGACGCGCATCATATTTCTCGGTTCTCCTCCTGTCAATGAGGCACAACTTCTTGGAAACAG TGATCTACTAGGCCGGCCATTTAGGACGAACGAATCGTGTCGAATATACTCAGAGGCGTGTTTGTCGCTCTGCCGGGACCTGAATATCAAGGCCATTGACATCTGGTCTGCTATTCAGAGAAGGAAAGACTGGCGAGAGGTTTGCTTCAT CGATGGGATTCATCTGACAGCTGAGGGAAGCAAGATAGTGGCAAAGGAGATATTGAAGGTCCTCAAAGAAGCAGAGTGGGAACCAAGTCTGAATTGGAGGTCAATGCCAATCGAATTCGCAGAAGATTCCACCTATGATCCAATCGCGCCAGATGGAAAGACAACTATAAATATCTCTGGTTCTCCTTTCCATGGAGATTCGGAATGGGACTAG